In Ostrea edulis chromosome 10, xbOstEdul1.1, whole genome shotgun sequence, one genomic interval encodes:
- the LOC125666052 gene encoding uncharacterized protein LOC125666052 isoform X1, translating into MMMMMMMIMMMMMEVMIISLYLRLPETYISDFHDKHAVLRMPVNPLGKTGLHVSKISFGASSLGNVFRSTNQNESLEVVREALQNGINYIDVAPWYGHGLAEEVLGKALEGIPRSAYYMATKVGRYKPEVDEMFDFSAERTLRSVDESLQRLGLDYVDIIQVHDMEFAPNLDIIINETLPALQKIKQSGKARFIGITGYPLENFKSVIERSTVKIDTILTYCRACIHDNSLQDYIPFFQERGVGVINASPIAMGLLSNRGPPEWHPARKEIKDACAKAAAFCRDHNCDISRLAMEHTLGLPGIDTTLFSTASLENLRKNMTAINSPLSTEEEMVLKNTMKTFMDPLTSHHWEGVEVDEYKRQLKGINTSETFKLG; encoded by the exons atgatgatgatgatgatgatgataatgatgatgatgatggagGTGATGATAATCTCCCTTTATTTAAGGCTTCCAGAAACATACATATCTGACTTCCATGATAAACATGCCGTGTTGCGGATGCCGGTTAATCCTTTGGGGAAAACAGGCTTACATGTTTCTAAGATCAGCTTCG GTGCATCATCTTTAGGAAATGTTTTTCGTTCGACCAATCAAAACGAGTCTTTGGAAGTCGTTCGGGAAGCACTACAAAATGGGATTAACTACATTGACGTGGCGCCATGGTATGGACATGGCTTGGCAGAGGAGGTGTTAGGGAAG GCGTTGGAAGGAATTCCTCGAAGTGCTTACTACATGGCGACAAAAGTGGGTAGATATAAGCCGGAAGTGGACGAGATGTTTGATTTTTCAGCTGAGCGAACACTGCGGAGTGTGGACGAGAGTTTACAGAGACTGGGTTTAGATTATGTGGATATAATCCAG GTCCATGATATGGAGTTTGCACCAAATCTAGATATTATAATAAACGAAACACTCCCAGCATTGCAGAAGATAAAACAGAGTGGAAAAGCGAGGTTCATCGGCATCACGGGTTATCCTCTTGAAAACTTTAA ATCAGTGATAGAAAGAAGCACAGTGAAAATAGACACCATTCTTACGTACTGCAGAGCCTGTATCCATGACAACAGCCTCCAGGATTACATTCCATTTTTCCAA GAAAGAGGGGTTGGAGTGATAAATGCCTCTCCAATAGCAATGGGTCTCCTGTCAAATCGAGGACCTCCAGAGTGGCATCCCGCTAGAAAGGAAATCAAAGATGCATGTGCGAAAGCAGCGGCGTTTTGCAGA GATCATAACTGCGATATATCCAGACTAGCAATGGAGCACACGCTGGGACTACCGGGAATCGACACTACACTGTTTAGTACCGCGAG TTTGGAGAATCTTAGAAAGAATATGACAGCAATCAACTCTCCGCTTTCAACAGAGGAAGAAATGGTTCTGAAGAACACAATGAAAAC atttaTGGACCCACTAACATCTCACCATTGGGAGGGGGTAGAGGTAGATGAGTACAAGCGACAACTTAAAGGAATAAACACCAGTGAAACATTTAAATTGGGATAA
- the LOC125666052 gene encoding uncharacterized protein LOC125666052 isoform X2 has protein sequence MEPADRLPETYISDFHDKHAVLRMPVNPLGKTGLHVSKISFGASSLGNVFRSTNQNESLEVVREALQNGINYIDVAPWYGHGLAEEVLGKALEGIPRSAYYMATKVGRYKPEVDEMFDFSAERTLRSVDESLQRLGLDYVDIIQVHDMEFAPNLDIIINETLPALQKIKQSGKARFIGITGYPLENFKSVIERSTVKIDTILTYCRACIHDNSLQDYIPFFQERGVGVINASPIAMGLLSNRGPPEWHPARKEIKDACAKAAAFCRDHNCDISRLAMEHTLGLPGIDTTLFSTASLENLRKNMTAINSPLSTEEEMVLKNTMKTFMDPLTSHHWEGVEVDEYKRQLKGINTSETFKLG, from the exons ATGGAGCCGGCTGATAG GCTTCCAGAAACATACATATCTGACTTCCATGATAAACATGCCGTGTTGCGGATGCCGGTTAATCCTTTGGGGAAAACAGGCTTACATGTTTCTAAGATCAGCTTCG GTGCATCATCTTTAGGAAATGTTTTTCGTTCGACCAATCAAAACGAGTCTTTGGAAGTCGTTCGGGAAGCACTACAAAATGGGATTAACTACATTGACGTGGCGCCATGGTATGGACATGGCTTGGCAGAGGAGGTGTTAGGGAAG GCGTTGGAAGGAATTCCTCGAAGTGCTTACTACATGGCGACAAAAGTGGGTAGATATAAGCCGGAAGTGGACGAGATGTTTGATTTTTCAGCTGAGCGAACACTGCGGAGTGTGGACGAGAGTTTACAGAGACTGGGTTTAGATTATGTGGATATAATCCAG GTCCATGATATGGAGTTTGCACCAAATCTAGATATTATAATAAACGAAACACTCCCAGCATTGCAGAAGATAAAACAGAGTGGAAAAGCGAGGTTCATCGGCATCACGGGTTATCCTCTTGAAAACTTTAA ATCAGTGATAGAAAGAAGCACAGTGAAAATAGACACCATTCTTACGTACTGCAGAGCCTGTATCCATGACAACAGCCTCCAGGATTACATTCCATTTTTCCAA GAAAGAGGGGTTGGAGTGATAAATGCCTCTCCAATAGCAATGGGTCTCCTGTCAAATCGAGGACCTCCAGAGTGGCATCCCGCTAGAAAGGAAATCAAAGATGCATGTGCGAAAGCAGCGGCGTTTTGCAGA GATCATAACTGCGATATATCCAGACTAGCAATGGAGCACACGCTGGGACTACCGGGAATCGACACTACACTGTTTAGTACCGCGAG TTTGGAGAATCTTAGAAAGAATATGACAGCAATCAACTCTCCGCTTTCAACAGAGGAAGAAATGGTTCTGAAGAACACAATGAAAAC atttaTGGACCCACTAACATCTCACCATTGGGAGGGGGTAGAGGTAGATGAGTACAAGCGACAACTTAAAGGAATAAACACCAGTGAAACATTTAAATTGGGATAA